The proteins below are encoded in one region of Penaeus chinensis breed Huanghai No. 1 chromosome 25, ASM1920278v2, whole genome shotgun sequence:
- the LOC125038685 gene encoding zwei Ig domain protein zig-8-like isoform X1, translated as MFILLYMMCVLAVCGGQGPEEEEDFTTFPPANETDLPLVTPTRFTAAKDTQAAPLLEEEPYFDASMSATYTGYLGKTATLTCIVHAAKNDKSVSWIRGRDLRILTVGGYTYTTDLRFEAFHQPHSTEWTLRIKSVQLRDQGGYECQIATKPIRTYHVFLKVVEPTVEVVGAPDIYVNTASMINLTCVVHHAPYPPEDITWYHGNQTISYTSPRGGVSVVEERGETTTSILLLQNARASDSGTFTCQPEGMEPSQVTLHVLDGERQRQLVIQTNSSCVATSRLSALFVAAVMVTIVVL; from the exons GTGTACTGGCAGTCTGCGGCGGCCAAGgacccgaggaggaggaggacttcaccaccttcccccccGCGAACGAGACAGACCTGCCGCTCGTCACGCCCACGAGATTCACCGCTGCCAAGGACACGCAGGCGGCGCCGCTGCTGGAGGAGGAGCCCTACTTCGACGCCTCCATGTCGGCCACGTACACGGGCTACCTGGGCAAGACGGCGACCCTCACCTGTATCGTCCACGCCGCCAAGAACGATAAGTCG GTGTCGTGGATCCGCGGGCGCGACCTGCGGATCCTGACGGTGGGCGGCTACACGTACACGACGGACCTGCGCTTCGAGGCCTTCCACCAGCCGCACAGCACGGAGTGGACGCTCAGGATCAAGTCGGTACAGCTGCGCGACCAGGGCGGCTACGAGTGCCAGATCGCCACCAAGCCCATCAGGACGTACCACGTGTTCCTCAAAGTAGTGG AACCAACAGTAGAGGTCGTTGGAGCACCAGACATCTACGTAAACACAGCTAGCATGATCAACCTCACTTGTGTGGTGCACCATGCACCATACCCTCCCGAGGATATCACTTGGTACCATGGCAACCAG ACCATCAGCTACACGTCCCCGCGGGGCGGCGTGAGCGTGGTGGAGGAGCGCGGCGAGACCACCACcagcatcctcctcctgcagaacGCGAGGGCGTCCGACTCCGGCACCTTCACCTGCCAGCCGGAGGGAATGGAGCCCTCCCAGGTCACGCTGCACGTCCTGGATG GCGAACGCCAACGACAGCTGGTCATCCAAACAAACTCCAGCTGCGTGGCCACCAGCAGGCTGTCCGCCCTCTTCGTGGCCGCTGTCATGGTCACCATTGTCGTCCTGTGA
- the LOC125038685 gene encoding zwei Ig domain protein zig-8-like isoform X2 has translation MFILLYMMCVLAVCGGQGPEEEEDFTTFPPANETDLPLVTPTRFTAAKDTQAAPLLEEEPYFDASMSATYTGYLGKTATLTCIVHAAKNDKSVSWIRGRDLRILTVGGYTYTTDLRFEAFHQPHSTEWTLRIKSVQLRDQGGYECQIATKPIRTYHVFLKVVEPTVEVVGAPDIYVNTASMINLTCVVHHAPYPPEDITWYHGNQTISYTSPRGGVSVVEERGETTTSILLLQNARASDSGTFTCQPEGMEPSQVTLHVLDGVVAILN, from the exons GTGTACTGGCAGTCTGCGGCGGCCAAGgacccgaggaggaggaggacttcaccaccttcccccccGCGAACGAGACAGACCTGCCGCTCGTCACGCCCACGAGATTCACCGCTGCCAAGGACACGCAGGCGGCGCCGCTGCTGGAGGAGGAGCCCTACTTCGACGCCTCCATGTCGGCCACGTACACGGGCTACCTGGGCAAGACGGCGACCCTCACCTGTATCGTCCACGCCGCCAAGAACGATAAGTCG GTGTCGTGGATCCGCGGGCGCGACCTGCGGATCCTGACGGTGGGCGGCTACACGTACACGACGGACCTGCGCTTCGAGGCCTTCCACCAGCCGCACAGCACGGAGTGGACGCTCAGGATCAAGTCGGTACAGCTGCGCGACCAGGGCGGCTACGAGTGCCAGATCGCCACCAAGCCCATCAGGACGTACCACGTGTTCCTCAAAGTAGTGG AACCAACAGTAGAGGTCGTTGGAGCACCAGACATCTACGTAAACACAGCTAGCATGATCAACCTCACTTGTGTGGTGCACCATGCACCATACCCTCCCGAGGATATCACTTGGTACCATGGCAACCAG ACCATCAGCTACACGTCCCCGCGGGGCGGCGTGAGCGTGGTGGAGGAGCGCGGCGAGACCACCACcagcatcctcctcctgcagaacGCGAGGGCGTCCGACTCCGGCACCTTCACCTGCCAGCCGGAGGGAATGGAGCCCTCCCAGGTCACGCTGCACGTCCTGGATG GTGTTGTCGCCATTCTGAACTGA